One Leptospira bourretii DNA segment encodes these proteins:
- a CDS encoding alpha/beta hydrolase family esterase, giving the protein MKWIFVQIQLHLLLIMVSFSFFCKSLPSIVPVKEHKLQSISSDGILRSFRYYIPKQINENKLPVVFLLHGGGGTGEGMIYLTRMSEKAEEYGFIAVYPDGYANRWNDGRKIPHSLTDKRNTKDVIFFRDMIRHLDAEHSIDYNRIHAVGISNGGFMTQRLLCEAPDLFSSGYSVAAVTSRGLKEICEHPPQKSLGFIMGMSDDVVPYQGGTVSIPADPNHQSQRIAAGDVLSYLESLEYWTSSFSCKEETKSKKRHMNKFWKRDIQYTKFTDCSSDQIVEGYLIPGGGHIWPNGFYYQNEKQYGYLSKDLDTREIVLQFFRTTYKKEKLVNNNAPFGN; this is encoded by the coding sequence ATGAAGTGGATTTTTGTTCAGATTCAGTTGCACCTACTTTTGATCATGGTTTCTTTTTCTTTTTTTTGTAAATCCCTGCCATCCATTGTTCCGGTCAAAGAACACAAACTACAATCAATCTCATCTGATGGAATCTTACGTTCCTTTCGGTATTACATCCCCAAACAAATAAATGAAAACAAATTGCCGGTGGTATTTCTATTACATGGTGGCGGTGGAACTGGGGAAGGGATGATTTATCTCACTCGCATGTCTGAAAAAGCAGAGGAATATGGATTCATTGCAGTGTATCCAGATGGTTATGCAAACCGATGGAATGATGGAAGAAAAATTCCACATTCTTTAACGGACAAAAGAAACACAAAGGACGTTATTTTTTTCCGTGATATGATTCGTCATTTGGATGCTGAACATTCCATTGATTACAATCGAATCCATGCGGTAGGAATTTCCAATGGTGGATTTATGACGCAACGTTTGTTATGTGAAGCTCCTGACTTGTTTAGTTCAGGTTATTCTGTGGCAGCAGTGACATCCAGAGGATTAAAGGAAATTTGTGAACATCCCCCGCAAAAATCATTGGGTTTCATTATGGGAATGTCTGATGATGTAGTTCCCTACCAAGGAGGAACCGTTTCCATTCCTGCTGATCCCAATCACCAATCGCAAAGAATTGCTGCAGGAGATGTTCTTTCCTATTTAGAATCATTAGAATATTGGACATCGAGTTTCTCCTGCAAAGAGGAAACAAAATCCAAAAAAAGACATATGAACAAATTTTGGAAGAGGGACATCCAATACACTAAATTCACGGATTGTTCGTCTGACCAAATTGTAGAAGGGTATTTGATCCCTGGTGGCGGTCATATTTGGCCTAACGGTTTTTATTACCAAAATGAAAAACAATACGGATACTTAAGTAAGGACTTGGATACAAGAGAGATTGTGTTACAATTCTTTCGGACTACGTATAAAAAAGAGAAGTTGGTAAATAACAATGCACCATTCGGAAATTAG
- a CDS encoding alpha/beta fold hydrolase — protein MHHSEIRNSSTVFTTLETGKGEPVLFLHGFPDNHKTFAPIMEVIGKKGFQCIAPVMRGYEPSTISHAHKLHVVDLVDDILGWMEDRLWDRVHLVGHNWGAVIAYAAGMYYPNRIKSITSLGVPLLRTYQDSFLWAPQQTIHSWYVLLFQIPFLAELTIRTNDFALVDFLWKDWSPGYTPNQDHLAEIKANFQNPGILSSALSYYRNLNDLFTESGRESILGILDSKITVPTQILYGLNDGCFHKNLFEHLLDETDFPCGFRKIGFDHAGHFLHWEKRDEVTKLILEWLQKNN, from the coding sequence ATGCACCATTCGGAAATTAGAAATTCATCCACTGTATTTACCACTTTAGAAACAGGAAAAGGAGAACCTGTTCTTTTCCTTCATGGATTTCCTGATAACCATAAAACATTTGCACCGATTATGGAAGTGATTGGAAAAAAGGGTTTTCAATGCATTGCTCCTGTTATGCGAGGTTATGAACCGTCGACAATTTCTCATGCACATAAATTACATGTCGTCGATTTAGTTGATGATATTTTAGGATGGATGGAGGATAGACTTTGGGACCGAGTTCATCTCGTTGGTCACAACTGGGGTGCAGTCATTGCCTATGCGGCAGGGATGTATTATCCGAATCGTATCAAATCCATCACAAGTCTTGGAGTCCCTTTACTTCGAACCTACCAAGATTCCTTTCTTTGGGCACCCCAACAAACAATTCATTCCTGGTACGTTTTGTTATTCCAAATTCCTTTTTTAGCAGAACTTACGATTCGGACCAATGATTTTGCTTTAGTTGATTTTTTATGGAAAGATTGGTCACCAGGATATACTCCGAACCAAGACCATCTAGCAGAGATTAAAGCTAATTTCCAAAATCCAGGAATCTTATCTTCAGCACTTTCTTATTATAGAAACTTAAATGACCTTTTCACTGAATCCGGTCGGGAAAGTATTTTAGGAATTTTGGATTCAAAAATTACAGTACCCACACAAATTCTCTATGGACTAAACGATGGATGTTTTCATAAGAATCTATTTGAACACCTGCTCGACGAAACAGACTTTCCCTGTGGGTTTCGTAAAATTGGTTTCGATCACGCAGGACATTTCTTACATTGGGAAAAAAGAGATGAAGTGACAAAATTGATTTTAGAATGGTTACAAAAAAATAATTAA
- a CDS encoding YgaP family membrane protein, whose product MFQNMGLYDRIIRVVVGLVLGGLYLGGVVEGTTAIVLFVIGLVMIATSAIGFCPAYLPFKITTKEK is encoded by the coding sequence ATGTTTCAAAATATGGGTCTTTATGACAGAATCATTCGAGTGGTCGTTGGCTTGGTATTAGGTGGTCTTTATTTAGGTGGAGTCGTAGAAGGAACAACAGCAATCGTTTTGTTTGTTATCGGCCTTGTAATGATCGCAACTTCTGCTATCGGATTTTGCCCAGCTTACCTTCCTTTCAAAATCACAACAAAAGAAAAATAA
- a CDS encoding class I SAM-dependent RNA methyltransferase — protein sequence MEKLRIKLEKWVNGGFCLAHHEGHAVFVEGGIPGELVDISLYKTGNKEWFGTVSEVIEPAEMRITSDCSVFLECGGCSYRHISYQDEIQIKTSLLEAMFPEWKGKVELVTGPENEYRNNVQWQSDGKEIGYFAKNSHRVVNESQFVCKTIDKRLLWAEIPQGIKKSVSKQKSIQLRLSSKSVVNYERDQTEIVFFNTKLKVPERGFFQINRFLLEPWLEKIKSLLPDSAQILELFCGCGTIGISIREKIVSLFGMESHEKSIRYAKENAKTNNALQFEYEVSDLYQKHLPKHAAKFPIWIVNPPRAGLSEGIVESASLFLPKQIVYSSCNPSTLKRDITRLEKIGYRLHYVGLFDFFPRTQHYEVLVSLKK from the coding sequence ATGGAAAAGTTGCGAATAAAACTAGAAAAGTGGGTAAATGGTGGTTTCTGTTTAGCGCACCACGAGGGTCATGCTGTCTTTGTTGAGGGTGGAATCCCGGGAGAATTGGTAGACATAAGTCTTTATAAGACCGGAAACAAAGAATGGTTTGGAACTGTTTCGGAAGTGATTGAACCGGCAGAAATGAGGATCACATCAGATTGTTCGGTTTTTCTGGAATGTGGTGGTTGTAGTTACCGCCATATCTCCTACCAAGATGAAATCCAAATCAAAACATCACTACTCGAAGCTATGTTTCCTGAATGGAAAGGGAAAGTGGAACTGGTCACCGGCCCAGAAAACGAATACCGAAACAATGTGCAATGGCAATCCGATGGAAAAGAAATTGGATATTTTGCAAAGAATAGCCACCGAGTAGTCAATGAATCTCAATTTGTGTGTAAAACTATCGATAAACGTTTGTTATGGGCTGAAATTCCCCAAGGGATTAAAAAGTCAGTATCGAAACAAAAATCGATCCAACTTAGACTTTCTTCCAAATCCGTTGTTAATTATGAGAGAGACCAAACCGAAATTGTTTTTTTTAATACAAAACTAAAAGTGCCCGAACGTGGATTCTTTCAAATCAACAGGTTTCTTTTAGAACCATGGTTAGAAAAAATCAAATCCTTATTACCAGATTCGGCTCAAATTTTAGAGCTTTTTTGCGGTTGTGGTACAATTGGAATATCGATACGGGAAAAAATCGTCTCTCTGTTTGGGATGGAATCTCATGAAAAAAGCATTCGATATGCAAAGGAAAATGCGAAAACAAACAATGCATTGCAGTTTGAATATGAAGTCAGTGATTTGTATCAAAAACATCTACCAAAACATGCTGCAAAGTTTCCGATATGGATTGTGAATCCACCAAGGGCCGGACTTTCCGAAGGAATTGTGGAATCCGCTTCTTTGTTTTTACCAAAACAAATTGTATATTCTAGCTGTAATCCAAGCACACTGAAAAGAGATATTACAAGACTAGAAAAGATAGGTTATCGATTGCACTATGTGGGGTTGTTTGATTTTTTTCCAAGAACTCAACATTATGAAGTTCTCGTGAGTTTAAAAAAATAA
- a CDS encoding nucleoside deaminase → MEAFESFLGRYTEAISNHPEEIPSYSEIITRDGKVISSAFNSVEQTLNPTKHSEILAIEEALSKTEGRYLNDHILITALEPCLLCAGAILRVKIPEVVYFVPAKPGEGISSYTTESIYLLNHFPKCTLIPRSHIKFEFLSFFKEKR, encoded by the coding sequence GTGGAAGCATTCGAATCGTTTCTTGGCCGCTATACAGAAGCCATTTCTAACCACCCAGAAGAAATTCCCTCTTATTCAGAAATCATCACACGAGATGGAAAAGTAATTTCCTCTGCCTTTAATTCCGTCGAACAAACATTAAATCCTACAAAACACAGCGAAATTTTAGCAATCGAAGAGGCTCTTTCGAAAACGGAAGGTCGATATCTTAACGATCATATTTTGATTACGGCTCTCGAACCTTGTTTACTTTGTGCTGGTGCCATTTTGAGGGTAAAAATTCCAGAAGTGGTTTATTTTGTTCCGGCAAAACCAGGGGAAGGAATTTCTTCTTACACAACCGAATCTATTTATTTATTGAATCATTTTCCGAAGTGCACCCTCATCCCAAGATCCCACATAAAATTTGAATTTCTGAGTTTTTTCAAAGAGAAAAGGTAG
- the dnaX gene encoding DNA polymerase III subunit gamma/tau has product MSENHQVLFRKYRPQFFRDVIYQDLAVGSLQNAFKSKKIGHAYIFIGPRGVGKTTIARILAKRLNCERPDGVEPCNECTSCLEITKGNSNDVFEIDAASNSGVDNIRELRENVKFNAMGGKYRVYILDEVHMLSGAAFNALLKTLEEPPAHVVFILATTEYHKIPETILSRCQDFHFRKVPVTVLQNYIETLCEKENLKYDSEGLFWIAKKGDGSVRDTLSFMEQAVIFTDGNLTGVKLRKMIGYHGIDTFTDFLNQLLDSSQSAQIFETLENLFQAGIDLGKFVWDFIEFLNSLLLIKDNLADRESINIPQEDLQKLKQNYRELDREVLVLLAERIFAVHEKLNLMKLRSSYEMKVYLEIQFRKLILDREKPSVSGLLAKISELTKLVQGDISHIPDNLESAKKMVTPTSSVAQKQNTASNIQPEPTKTVSEKTIEREPETKQDSQPKPNLDPEIKLTSEPKSTAPIQEEAVKTKPAATTPSNPEDMEKLLKEKFSGMEVDPNQFKNL; this is encoded by the coding sequence ATGAGCGAAAACCACCAAGTACTCTTTCGAAAATACAGACCCCAATTCTTTCGCGATGTAATTTACCAAGACCTTGCTGTCGGTTCCTTACAAAACGCATTCAAATCAAAGAAGATTGGTCATGCCTATATTTTCATTGGCCCTCGTGGTGTTGGTAAAACAACCATCGCAAGAATTTTGGCCAAACGTCTCAACTGCGAACGCCCAGATGGAGTTGAGCCTTGTAACGAATGTACTTCTTGTTTAGAAATCACAAAAGGAAATTCGAATGACGTATTTGAAATTGATGCCGCATCCAATAGTGGGGTGGATAATATCCGAGAATTACGCGAGAATGTGAAATTCAATGCGATGGGTGGGAAGTATCGCGTTTATATTTTGGATGAGGTGCATATGCTGAGCGGAGCTGCTTTTAATGCTCTTCTCAAAACTTTAGAAGAACCGCCAGCCCATGTTGTTTTTATTTTAGCAACTACCGAATATCATAAAATTCCAGAAACCATTCTTTCTCGGTGCCAAGACTTTCATTTTAGAAAAGTACCTGTTACTGTTTTACAAAACTACATCGAAACTCTCTGCGAAAAAGAAAACTTAAAGTATGATTCGGAAGGTTTGTTCTGGATTGCTAAAAAAGGGGACGGTTCTGTTAGGGATACACTTTCCTTTATGGAACAAGCTGTCATTTTTACAGATGGCAATCTAACGGGTGTCAAACTAAGAAAAATGATTGGGTATCATGGAATTGATACCTTTACTGATTTTTTAAACCAATTATTAGATTCTTCCCAAAGTGCTCAAATTTTTGAAACACTGGAAAATCTTTTCCAAGCAGGCATTGATCTAGGAAAGTTTGTTTGGGACTTTATTGAATTTTTAAATTCTCTATTACTGATTAAAGACAATTTAGCAGATCGAGAATCCATCAATATCCCTCAGGAAGACCTACAAAAATTAAAACAAAACTATAGAGAATTGGATCGTGAAGTTTTGGTATTACTCGCTGAAAGAATTTTTGCCGTTCATGAAAAATTGAATCTGATGAAACTAAGAAGTTCTTACGAGATGAAAGTTTATTTGGAAATTCAATTTCGAAAATTGATTTTGGACAGAGAAAAACCAAGTGTATCGGGACTTTTAGCAAAAATATCGGAGCTCACTAAACTTGTCCAAGGTGATATTTCTCATATCCCTGACAATTTAGAGTCTGCAAAAAAAATGGTTACCCCCACTTCTTCCGTTGCGCAAAAACAAAATACGGCATCAAACATACAACCGGAACCAACAAAAACCGTTTCCGAAAAAACAATAGAGAGGGAACCAGAAACAAAGCAGGATTCGCAACCAAAACCGAATTTGGATCCAGAAATCAAACTAACTTCGGAACCTAAGTCCACTGCGCCAATACAAGAAGAGGCAGTGAAAACAAAACCAGCAGCCACAACGCCATCCAACCCAGAGGATATGGAAAAACTTTTGAAAGAAAAGTTCTCTGGGATGGAAGTTGATCCCAACCAATTTAAGAATTTATAA
- a CDS encoding YbaB/EbfC family nucleoid-associated protein, which yields MFDQMKQMREAFSQLGNIKEKQEELSKRLAQIRVTASAGAGMVEVTASADGILTNLNINPIMFNADDKKMLEDLILSATNEVQRKAKETMAHEMKNVLGFNPSDFEGVFNQMQKDGGFPPV from the coding sequence ATTTTTGACCAAATGAAACAAATGCGAGAAGCTTTCTCGCAACTCGGTAATATCAAAGAAAAACAAGAAGAACTTTCAAAACGTCTCGCACAGATTCGAGTCACTGCCTCTGCAGGTGCCGGTATGGTAGAAGTAACAGCTTCTGCGGACGGTATACTCACTAACCTCAATATCAATCCCATCATGTTTAATGCTGATGATAAAAAAATGTTAGAAGATTTAATCCTCTCTGCCACGAACGAAGTGCAAAGAAAAGCAAAAGAAACTATGGCCCATGAGATGAAAAATGTTCTCGGTTTCAATCCTAGTGACTTTGAAGGTGTTTTCAACCAAATGCAAAAAGATGGAGGGTTTCCTCCTGTCTGA
- the recR gene encoding recombination mediator RecR: MEGFLLSDPQFQKLIQSFSSLPGIGKKSATRIGFHILRMDPSTFRAWLSNIEEAKAKLRFCDECGGLTEDPVCSICLSDRRENGILCVVEQPEDIFFIENTKEYVGKYHVLNGAISPLDGIGPDQLRIRQLIQRLEDGEVKEVLIATNPTLEGDATASYLSTVIKPMDIKITRIAHGITIGGTLEYSDQYTLGKAIKSRLTL, encoded by the coding sequence ATGGAGGGTTTCCTCCTGTCTGATCCACAATTCCAAAAACTAATCCAATCCTTCTCTAGCCTTCCTGGAATAGGAAAAAAAAGTGCTACAAGAATCGGATTTCATATTTTACGAATGGATCCTTCAACTTTTCGTGCGTGGTTGTCTAATATTGAAGAGGCAAAAGCCAAACTACGATTTTGCGATGAATGCGGAGGACTTACAGAAGATCCAGTTTGTTCTATATGTTTGTCCGATAGAAGAGAAAACGGAATACTCTGCGTTGTCGAACAACCAGAAGATATTTTCTTTATTGAAAACACAAAAGAATACGTAGGTAAATACCATGTACTCAATGGTGCCATTTCTCCTTTAGATGGAATTGGACCTGACCAATTGCGGATTCGCCAGTTAATACAAAGATTAGAAGATGGCGAAGTGAAAGAGGTTTTGATCGCAACCAACCCAACACTCGAAGGTGACGCAACAGCTTCTTATCTATCGACTGTGATCAAACCAATGGACATTAAAATCACTAGGATTGCACATGGGATCACTATTGGTGGCACTTTGGAATATTCTGATCAATACACTTTGGGAAAAGCAATTAAATCAAGGTTAACACTTTAA
- a CDS encoding substrate-binding periplasmic protein has translation MSPLLRIQYIGLVSLWAFFFTASISGEPSQVLEKIKKTKTLTVSVNEFYDPFYIENPNPNFPGLDVELAQEYAKFLDVDLKIIPLRTFDQHARMLEKGDTQIAMAGISSSINRFRDVYFTDPYLISTPAALVNRTALPPEPVGQIVTVQLFRNLNDLTNITGISYSVLANSSNHQFLRDAFPKAQIFSYFTNEAALNELKKNNVNAFVADSFYIQALLQKDSSLRANYLPILGVVQEDHISMATARRDVEFLYNLNFFIKELKRTGKIQGLINKYFKSNQWVKKE, from the coding sequence ATGTCACCTCTTCTAAGGATCCAATACATTGGGCTTGTATCCCTTTGGGCATTTTTTTTCACCGCTTCTATTTCAGGCGAGCCGAGTCAGGTTTTGGAAAAAATTAAAAAAACCAAAACTCTGACGGTTTCAGTTAATGAATTTTATGATCCATTTTATATCGAAAATCCCAATCCGAATTTTCCCGGATTAGATGTAGAACTTGCCCAAGAGTATGCAAAATTTTTAGATGTAGATTTAAAAATTATTCCCCTTAGAACTTTTGATCAACATGCGAGAATGTTAGAGAAAGGTGATACACAAATTGCGATGGCTGGAATATCCTCTTCCATCAATCGTTTTAGAGATGTTTATTTTACAGATCCCTATTTGATTTCGACACCGGCCGCTTTGGTGAATCGAACGGCACTTCCACCGGAGCCAGTAGGTCAAATCGTCACGGTCCAATTATTTCGTAATTTGAATGACCTAACAAATATTACAGGAATTTCCTATTCTGTACTTGCGAATAGTTCCAATCATCAATTTTTACGAGATGCTTTTCCTAAAGCACAAATCTTTTCTTATTTCACAAATGAAGCCGCACTAAATGAGTTAAAAAAAAATAATGTGAACGCTTTCGTGGCAGATTCCTTTTATATCCAAGCACTATTACAAAAAGACTCTTCACTTCGCGCAAACTATTTGCCTATTCTCGGAGTTGTGCAAGAGGATCATATCAGTATGGCTACAGCCAGACGAGATGTAGAATTTCTTTATAACTTAAATTTTTTTATCAAAGAACTAAAGCGAACCGGCAAAATTCAAGGATTGATAAACAAATATTTTAAATCCAATCAATGGGTTAAAAAAGAATAA
- a CDS encoding OmpA family protein, translating into MPYSLLSQPFENKKSNLRQSVFVRRGVYTQYRYSQSLEEYTAHGENTINGSYANIGYLHPHFFPRISNYPGNMRDSSISEILFQGMTWNSQTPLNFSFSKFFTILSFCFFFALPIVAQVQPSEPNLVVAPIQGPINTEFQEFGPTMTPDAKTLYFYSKRSNRGYTEIFKSERKKDGTWDFPEEVDVLNSPFDDQSPFISRDGKTLLLSSNRDGSIEVTLPDGKVGISRDLYVSNWDGKSWSSPVALPAPINTEEIEENPHLLGDTLLFTRYPFGKPNLAKVYFSQYKGEKWTTPKLLPSTINDNYATIAAAFNDDGSILFFSSNRPGGYGGFDLYMAKIDGDSFKDVENLGAPINSSEDEAYIVFQQVKKTFLFCRRVEGRSFDLFTASVPKQEKIVQKKLEETKKISLDSVYFERASSILKPESSVPLDAIVDYLHENSDKKMKVIGHTDLTGTFEDNMTLSKERADSVKQYLVSKGVDPKRILTEGKGPTQPMVQGTDEASSKKNRRTEFVLIDP; encoded by the coding sequence ATGCCCTATTCGCTTTTATCCCAACCATTCGAGAATAAAAAATCAAACTTACGTCAATCAGTATTTGTAAGGCGGGGTGTTTATACGCAATACAGATACTCGCAGAGTTTGGAGGAATATACGGCCCACGGAGAAAACACGATAAATGGCAGTTATGCGAATATCGGATATCTCCATCCTCACTTTTTTCCCCGTATCAGCAACTATCCGGGTAATATGCGTGATTCGTCTATTTCCGAAATTTTATTCCAAGGAATGACTTGGAATTCTCAAACTCCATTGAATTTTAGTTTTTCCAAATTTTTCACCATTCTATCTTTTTGTTTTTTTTTCGCCCTACCGATTGTAGCTCAGGTGCAACCTAGTGAACCAAACCTCGTTGTAGCTCCCATCCAAGGTCCGATCAATACCGAATTTCAGGAATTCGGACCAACGATGACACCTGATGCCAAAACTTTGTATTTCTATTCCAAACGTTCTAATCGTGGTTATACGGAGATTTTTAAATCGGAACGAAAAAAAGATGGGACTTGGGATTTTCCAGAGGAAGTGGATGTTTTGAATTCCCCTTTTGATGACCAAAGTCCATTTATCTCTCGAGATGGAAAAACATTACTTTTATCATCTAACCGAGACGGATCCATAGAAGTGACGTTACCTGATGGAAAGGTAGGCATTTCAAGAGATTTGTATGTTTCCAATTGGGATGGAAAAAGTTGGAGTAGCCCTGTGGCATTGCCCGCTCCTATCAACACAGAAGAAATAGAAGAGAATCCTCATTTACTTGGAGACACTTTACTTTTTACAAGATATCCATTTGGAAAACCAAACTTGGCAAAAGTATATTTTAGCCAATATAAAGGAGAGAAATGGACTACACCAAAACTGCTACCATCAACTATTAATGATAATTATGCGACAATTGCTGCTGCCTTTAATGACGATGGCAGTATTCTTTTCTTTTCATCAAATCGTCCAGGTGGTTATGGAGGTTTTGATTTGTACATGGCAAAGATAGATGGCGACTCGTTTAAGGATGTCGAGAATTTAGGTGCTCCTATCAACTCAAGTGAAGATGAAGCTTACATTGTATTCCAACAGGTAAAAAAAACATTTTTGTTTTGTCGTCGAGTGGAAGGAAGGTCGTTTGATCTTTTTACTGCATCAGTTCCGAAGCAAGAGAAGATAGTACAAAAGAAATTGGAAGAAACGAAAAAAATCTCTTTGGATTCGGTTTACTTTGAAAGAGCCTCTTCTATTTTGAAACCTGAATCTTCTGTGCCTTTGGATGCAATTGTTGACTATCTCCATGAAAATTCAGATAAAAAAATGAAGGTTATTGGTCATACAGATCTAACAGGAACTTTTGAAGATAATATGACACTTTCAAAAGAAAGGGCAGATTCCGTTAAACAATATTTAGTCTCTAAAGGGGTAGATCCAAAACGAATTTTAACAGAAGGAAAAGGCCCAACCCAGCCAATGGTCCAAGGCACGGATGAGGCCTCCTCTAAAAAAAATCGTCGAACCGAATTTGTCCTAATCGATCCTTAA
- the serS gene encoding serine--tRNA ligase → MLDINRIVQNPEELLSTLQKRGVISTDIEAKIKSISEKQRKLKLEVEDLRAERNRVSKEIGIQKSQGKDITEISASMKGVGDQIKAIEEELTKQEESLHDLNLGLPNLLDPSVPEGKSEADNVLVRQWGDVPKLSFEAKTHFDIGEVLGIFDFERGVKLSGARFYTYRGLGAKLERALMNLMLDTHTSENGYEEMWVPVLVNDESMTATGQLPKFAEDFYRLEKDGLNLIPTAEVPLTNYYRDEIISEKELPISVCAHTSCFRREAGSYGRDTRGLVRVHQFQKVELVKFVEPETSQAAHEKMLQDAESILQKLKLPYRVMLLCSKDMSSASSKTYDIEVWMPGLGRFMEISSVSNFKDYQARRGKIRYKSKEGKNLLVHTLNGSGLAIGRTLAAVIENYQSADGTFQIPDVLKPYIR, encoded by the coding sequence ATGCTTGATATCAACCGTATTGTTCAAAACCCAGAAGAGTTACTTTCCACCTTACAAAAAAGAGGTGTTATCTCTACAGACATTGAAGCAAAAATTAAATCTATCTCTGAAAAACAAAGAAAGTTAAAACTCGAAGTAGAAGACCTTCGCGCTGAGAGAAATCGAGTTTCTAAAGAAATTGGAATTCAAAAGTCACAAGGGAAAGATATCACTGAAATTTCAGCTTCGATGAAAGGAGTTGGAGATCAAATCAAAGCAATTGAAGAAGAACTGACAAAACAGGAAGAATCTTTGCATGACTTGAATTTAGGCCTTCCTAACTTACTCGATCCATCTGTCCCGGAAGGAAAATCAGAAGCAGATAATGTACTTGTCCGGCAGTGGGGAGATGTTCCGAAACTTTCCTTTGAAGCAAAAACTCATTTTGATATTGGTGAGGTTTTGGGAATTTTTGACTTTGAACGTGGAGTCAAACTTTCCGGTGCTCGGTTTTATACATACCGTGGACTTGGTGCCAAACTAGAAAGAGCACTCATGAATCTAATGCTCGATACCCATACTTCTGAAAATGGGTATGAAGAGATGTGGGTTCCGGTTCTTGTGAATGATGAGTCCATGACGGCCACAGGCCAACTTCCTAAATTTGCTGAGGATTTCTACAGACTCGAAAAAGACGGACTTAATTTGATTCCAACAGCGGAAGTTCCTCTGACCAACTATTACCGGGATGAAATCATTTCAGAAAAAGAATTACCCATTTCGGTTTGTGCACATACTTCCTGTTTTCGTAGAGAGGCGGGTTCTTACGGGCGAGATACACGCGGTCTTGTGCGAGTTCACCAATTTCAAAAAGTGGAACTTGTGAAGTTTGTAGAACCGGAAACTTCCCAAGCAGCTCATGAAAAGATGCTCCAAGATGCCGAATCCATTCTGCAAAAGTTGAAACTTCCCTACCGTGTGATGTTACTTTGCAGTAAGGATATGTCTAGCGCTTCTTCCAAAACCTACGATATTGAAGTTTGGATGCCCGGACTTGGCCGTTTTATGGAGATTTCCTCTGTTTCTAACTTCAAAGACTATCAAGCAAGACGGGGAAAAATTCGATACAAGTCAAAGGAAGGAAAAAACCTGCTCGTCCATACTCTGAACGGTTCCGGTCTTGCGATCGGTCGAACACTCGCTGCAGTGATCGAAAACTACCAATCGGCGGATGGAACCTTCCAAATTCCGGATGTATTGAAACCTTACATTCGTTAG
- a CDS encoding TatD family hydrolase, with the protein MGYSTIDTHCHLDIIREQGQEIEETLAKSRTAGVDRMVQIGIDLPSSVEAVRISETHSKDDLEIFYSIGCHPTETHEFPNADQILDLAKSRMEDPKFSAIGEIGVDLYHDASTRLAQNEVLRKFLEFSSEYNLPVVIHSRDAFEDTYEALKEYKSKAFGVIHCFTYDYEAAKQFVDLGYYVSFSGIVTFKSATDIQEAARKIPLETILIETDAPFLSPMPHRGKRNDSSHLPFVLEKMFSLRTESNAEVADRIYQNSLKFTQRKAYHHA; encoded by the coding sequence ATGGGATATTCAACCATTGATACTCATTGCCACTTAGACATAATTCGAGAGCAAGGCCAAGAGATTGAAGAAACTCTGGCGAAATCCCGAACAGCTGGTGTAGACCGGATGGTCCAAATTGGGATTGATCTGCCAAGTTCAGTCGAAGCTGTTCGTATTTCAGAAACTCATTCGAAAGATGATTTAGAGATTTTTTACTCGATTGGTTGTCATCCTACGGAAACTCATGAATTCCCTAATGCAGATCAAATTTTAGATTTAGCAAAATCCCGAATGGAAGATCCAAAATTTTCAGCAATCGGTGAGATTGGTGTCGATCTCTATCATGATGCGAGCACACGACTTGCGCAGAATGAAGTGTTACGAAAGTTTTTAGAATTTTCTTCTGAATACAATTTACCAGTGGTGATTCATTCTCGTGATGCCTTTGAAGATACTTATGAAGCATTGAAAGAATATAAATCAAAAGCCTTTGGTGTGATTCATTGTTTTACTTATGATTATGAAGCAGCCAAACAGTTTGTTGATTTAGGTTACTATGTTTCTTTTTCAGGAATCGTTACGTTTAAGTCAGCGACCGATATCCAAGAAGCAGCACGAAAGATTCCCTTGGAGACCATTCTCATCGAAACAGATGCTCCATTTTTATCACCGATGCCGCACAGAGGCAAACGAAATGATTCTTCTCATTTACCATTTGTTCTTGAGAAAATGTTTTCTTTACGAACAGAATCCAATGCTGAAGTAGCAGATCGCATTTATCAAAATTCACTAAAATTCACACAAAGAAAGGCTTATCACCATGCTTGA